The Flavobacterium praedii genome window below encodes:
- a CDS encoding amidohydrolase family protein, with translation MRRTLLVLFLCVFLPQIHAQDYFPNSESVQNKNNNYTAFTNAKIYVSPTQIIEKGTLLIQNGKVIGTGNSISIPKNCTVIDLKGKSIYPSFIDIFTNFGIEKPKRNNYSDDGPLYNTKRVGFYWNESIRAEVNAYESYKYDTAKAEDLLKAGFGMVLTHFPDGIAQGSGTLLALNNNVSTNRVVSNKISNQLSFSKSALTNQAYPTSLMGSMALLRQMYLDMNWYKNGNSTTKDLSLEALIENQKLIQIFDAGDKLNSLRASKIGKEFGVNYIIKGAGNEFERIDEIKKTDSKFIIPINFPEAYDVSNPYLANQMDLKDLRYWNQAPSNLKVLSDNGIIFALTTDKLKKTEDFRPNLLKAIKFGFDKTKALESLTTIPASLLGKSDEIGSLKNGSQANFIITSGELFDEKTIVHENWVQGTKFVVNEIVPNDIRGSYDLVIADDTYKLKIEGEISAPKSEITTKEDQKVKSSLTLENNWITALVKSKDTINPNFIRLNGFVENTNVLSGKAILANGNESKWTATKTSPFEIKKDSTKAEKLNRIIPISYPNIAFGNQKKLTQQTLLFKNATVWTNEKEGILEETDVLVKNGKIASIGKKLSDGSATVVDAKGKHLTSGIIDEHSHIAISGGVNESGQNSSAEVTIMDVVDSEDIDIYRDLAGGVTTSQLLHGSANPIGGRSAIVKWKWGLTADEMLYKDQPKFIKFALGENVKQANWGTDNPTRFPQTRMGVEQVFTDYFQRAKEYETTWKNYNSNAKKDKTKAPRVDLEMQTLVEILNKERFITCHSYVQSEILMMMEVAEKFNFRINTFTHILEGYKVADKMKEHGVGASTFSDWWAYKFEVNDAIPYNGPILHNQGLVVAYNSDDAEMSRRLNQEAGKAVKYGNISEEEAWKFVTLNPAKLLHLDDKIGSIKVGKDADIVLWNNNPLSIYAKAEKTIIEGVVYYDLQRDEAQRIAIANERNEIIAQLLLEKNKGMITQEPKKKEKKEYECDTLEQ, from the coding sequence ATGAGAAGAACCCTATTAGTATTATTTCTGTGTGTATTTTTGCCCCAAATACATGCTCAAGATTACTTTCCTAACAGTGAAAGTGTTCAGAATAAAAACAACAATTACACCGCTTTTACCAATGCCAAAATTTACGTTTCTCCAACTCAAATTATTGAAAAAGGAACTTTATTAATTCAGAATGGAAAAGTAATTGGCACTGGAAACTCAATATCTATTCCAAAAAACTGTACTGTAATTGATTTAAAAGGAAAAAGTATCTATCCTTCGTTTATTGACATTTTTACAAATTTTGGTATCGAGAAACCAAAAAGAAACAACTATTCGGATGATGGACCATTATACAACACCAAAAGAGTGGGTTTTTATTGGAATGAAAGCATTAGAGCTGAAGTTAATGCGTACGAATCATACAAATATGATACCGCAAAGGCAGAGGATTTATTAAAGGCCGGATTTGGTATGGTTCTCACCCATTTTCCTGATGGAATTGCTCAAGGTTCTGGAACTTTACTCGCTTTAAACAACAACGTAAGTACAAATCGTGTGGTTTCAAATAAGATAAGCAATCAACTGTCTTTTTCAAAAAGTGCTTTGACAAACCAAGCGTATCCAACTTCTTTAATGGGAAGTATGGCATTGCTTCGTCAGATGTATTTGGATATGAATTGGTACAAAAATGGAAATTCAACTACCAAAGATTTGTCTCTGGAAGCTTTGATTGAGAATCAAAAACTCATTCAGATTTTTGATGCAGGAGACAAACTTAACAGCCTTCGTGCATCCAAAATCGGAAAAGAATTTGGTGTCAACTACATCATAAAAGGAGCTGGTAATGAGTTTGAAAGAATTGATGAAATCAAGAAAACCGATTCAAAATTCATTATCCCTATTAATTTCCCAGAAGCGTATGATGTTTCCAATCCGTACTTAGCCAATCAAATGGATTTGAAAGATTTAAGATATTGGAATCAAGCGCCAAGCAACCTAAAAGTTTTATCAGACAACGGTATAATTTTTGCTTTGACCACTGATAAATTAAAAAAGACAGAAGATTTTAGACCTAACTTATTAAAAGCAATTAAATTTGGTTTTGACAAAACAAAAGCTCTCGAATCATTAACAACTATTCCAGCTTCATTACTGGGGAAAAGTGATGAAATTGGAAGTTTAAAAAATGGAAGTCAAGCCAATTTCATTATCACTTCGGGAGAATTGTTTGATGAAAAAACTATTGTTCACGAAAATTGGGTTCAGGGAACAAAATTTGTAGTTAACGAAATTGTACCAAATGACATTCGCGGGAGTTATGATTTAGTAATTGCAGATGACACTTACAAATTGAAAATAGAAGGCGAAATATCGGCTCCAAAATCAGAAATCACTACAAAAGAGGATCAAAAAGTAAAGTCGAGTCTTACTCTAGAAAACAACTGGATTACAGCTTTGGTGAAATCAAAAGACACTATTAATCCAAATTTCATTCGTCTAAATGGTTTTGTAGAAAACACAAATGTGCTTTCTGGAAAAGCGATATTGGCTAATGGAAATGAATCCAAATGGACTGCTACAAAAACTTCCCCGTTTGAAATCAAAAAAGATTCTACAAAAGCTGAAAAACTAAATCGAATCATTCCGATTTCTTATCCAAATATCGCTTTTGGAAATCAAAAAAAATTAACCCAACAGACATTATTGTTTAAAAATGCTACGGTTTGGACCAACGAAAAAGAAGGCATACTTGAAGAAACAGATGTGCTTGTCAAAAATGGTAAAATTGCATCAATAGGCAAAAAACTATCGGATGGTTCCGCTACAGTTGTAGATGCCAAAGGCAAACACTTGACTTCAGGGATAATTGATGAACACTCTCATATTGCCATTTCTGGTGGTGTGAATGAATCGGGACAAAACAGTTCTGCAGAAGTAACTATTATGGATGTTGTTGATTCTGAAGACATCGATATTTATAGAGATCTAGCAGGTGGAGTTACTACATCACAATTATTACATGGTTCTGCAAATCCAATCGGTGGCCGTTCGGCAATAGTAAAATGGAAATGGGGACTTACAGCCGATGAAATGCTATACAAGGATCAGCCAAAATTTATCAAATTTGCTTTGGGTGAAAATGTAAAACAAGCCAATTGGGGTACAGACAATCCAACCCGTTTTCCTCAAACCAGAATGGGTGTAGAACAAGTATTTACGGATTATTTTCAAAGAGCTAAGGAATATGAAACTACTTGGAAAAACTACAATTCGAATGCTAAAAAAGACAAAACCAAAGCCCCAAGAGTGGACTTAGAAATGCAAACTTTGGTAGAAATTTTAAACAAAGAGCGATTCATCACTTGTCATTCTTATGTGCAATCAGAAATACTCATGATGATGGAAGTAGCTGAGAAATTCAATTTTAGAATAAACACTTTTACCCATATATTAGAAGGTTATAAAGTAGCTGATAAAATGAAAGAACATGGTGTAGGCGCTTCGACATTTTCGGATTGGTGGGCTTATAAATTTGAAGTTAATGATGCCATTCCTTATAATGGACCAATATTACACAATCAAGGTTTAGTGGTTGCCTACAACTCTGATGATGCCGAAATGTCAAGACGTTTGAACCAAGAAGCTGGTAAAGCTGTAAAATACGGAAACATTTCTGAAGAAGAAGCTTGGAAATTTGTCACTTTGAATCCAGCCAAATTATTGCATTTGGATGATAAAATTGGAAGTATAAAAGTTGGCAAAGATGCCGATATTGTGTTGTGGAATAACAATCCGTTGTCTATATATGCCAAAGCAGAAAAAACAATTATTGAAGGTGTAGTCTATTATGATTTGCAAAGAGATGAAGCGCAAAGAATTGCAATTGCAAATGAACGAAATGAAATAATTGCTCAATTATTGTTGGAGAAAAACAAAGGAATGATCACACAAGAGCCTAAAAAGAAAGAAAAAAAGGAATATGAATGTGATACTTTAGAACAATAA
- a CDS encoding amidohydrolase family protein, whose protein sequence is MKHKNIAIVLLVLLLSIATKAQQITAPKQSKSILIRNATAHLGNGKIIENSAIGFKDGKLILVADATTIRLASGAYDTTIDASGKHVYPGFIAPNSTLGLVEIDAVKSSDDEDEIGLFNPHVRSIIAYNSESKVIETVRPNGVLIAQITPRGGRISGTSSIVQLDAWSWKDALLKENDGIHLDFPSSFKRSGSWFEPGTKEPNKDYKTQIEEINSFLSNAKAYNLDTAKERNLILEATKGLFDGTQTLFIHADEEKQIRDGIQVALSNGISKIVIVGGYDAYKTTDILQKNNIGVLLRRVHDMPLSDDQDVDLPFKMAKLLTDKGILVGLENSGSHERMNTRNLPFLAGTCAAYGLDKEIALQLITYNTAKILGIDNLCGTLEIGKDATLFISEGDALDMRTNKLTQAFIQGRGISLETHQSQLNTKFKQKYNQK, encoded by the coding sequence ATGAAACACAAAAATATAGCAATCGTTCTTTTGGTTTTACTTTTATCCATAGCGACAAAAGCACAACAAATTACGGCTCCAAAACAAAGCAAATCAATTTTAATACGCAATGCAACGGCCCATTTAGGCAACGGAAAAATTATAGAGAATAGTGCTATCGGATTTAAAGACGGTAAACTAATACTTGTTGCGGATGCCACCACGATTCGTTTGGCTAGTGGCGCTTACGACACTACAATTGACGCTAGTGGAAAGCATGTTTATCCCGGTTTTATTGCACCAAATTCCACTCTAGGATTGGTAGAAATAGATGCCGTAAAATCATCGGATGATGAAGACGAAATTGGCTTATTCAATCCTCATGTTCGCAGTATTATTGCATACAATTCTGAATCTAAAGTAATTGAAACAGTTCGTCCGAACGGGGTTTTGATTGCTCAAATTACACCTCGAGGTGGTCGTATATCAGGAACATCATCTATTGTTCAATTGGATGCATGGAGTTGGAAAGATGCACTTTTAAAAGAAAATGATGGTATCCATTTGGATTTCCCTTCTAGTTTCAAAAGAAGTGGAAGTTGGTTTGAACCTGGAACAAAGGAACCAAACAAAGATTATAAAACACAAATTGAGGAAATTAATTCTTTTTTATCGAATGCTAAAGCCTATAATTTAGATACAGCTAAAGAAAGAAACCTCATTTTAGAAGCCACAAAAGGATTGTTTGATGGAACTCAAACCTTATTTATTCATGCCGATGAAGAAAAGCAAATTAGAGACGGAATCCAAGTAGCCCTATCAAATGGAATTTCAAAAATAGTTATTGTGGGTGGATATGATGCCTATAAAACTACCGATATTCTTCAAAAAAATAATATTGGAGTATTATTAAGACGTGTTCACGATATGCCTTTAAGTGACGATCAAGATGTAGATTTACCCTTTAAAATGGCAAAACTATTGACGGATAAAGGAATTCTGGTTGGTTTGGAAAACAGTGGAAGTCATGAAAGAATGAATACCCGTAATTTACCGTTTTTGGCAGGGACTTGTGCTGCTTATGGTTTGGACAAAGAAATAGCCTTACAATTGATAACTTATAATACCGCAAAAATTTTAGGAATTGACAATTTATGCGGAACTTTGGAAATAGGTAAAGATGCGACTTTATTTATTTCAGAAGGAGACGCATTGGATATGAGAACAAATAAATTGACTCAAGCTTTTATTCAAGGAAGAGGAATCAGTTTGGAGACACATCAAAGTCAATTGAATACTAAGTTTAAACAAAAATACAATCAAAAATAA
- a CDS encoding PH domain-containing protein — protein MGLFNAILGNASEVNNENLSKEFEPLLIEGETIEKGYKVIKDMFVFTNKRLILVEKQLVGSKVDYLSIPYSSIKKFSKESAGILDMDAELKIWLTGEDAPISKQFGKGGNNINEVYQILSQHILK, from the coding sequence ATGGGACTATTTAATGCAATTTTAGGTAATGCTTCTGAAGTAAACAACGAGAATCTTTCAAAAGAATTTGAACCTTTACTAATTGAAGGAGAAACTATTGAGAAAGGGTATAAAGTAATAAAAGACATGTTTGTTTTTACCAATAAAAGATTGATTTTGGTCGAAAAACAATTAGTAGGAAGCAAAGTTGATTACCTCTCGATTCCGTATTCATCCATTAAAAAATTCTCTAAAGAAAGCGCGGGAATACTTGACATGGATGCTGAATTAAAGATTTGGTTAACTGGTGAAGATGCTCCAATTTCCAAACAATTTGGCAAAGGCGGAAATAACATCAACGAAGTATATCAAATCCTGAGCCAGCATATTTTGAAATAA